One genomic window of Anser cygnoides isolate HZ-2024a breed goose chromosome 11, Taihu_goose_T2T_genome, whole genome shotgun sequence includes the following:
- the MINAR1 gene encoding major intrinsically disordered Notch2-binding receptor 1, whose amino-acid sequence MESNQETSLFLVKILEELDTKQNTVSYQDLCKSLCARFDLSQLAKLRSVLFYTACLDPNFPATLFKDKMRCTVNNQQSKKIMVAADIVTIFNLIQMNGGVAKEKLPVARQKVKKKESFESCRSDTEICNVADCVPNCELNDQDFNQGFPVRRSSKCRKMDCKDCQQFVPSSEPNFLLGVNKEMKGRAASLDRLQALASYSIATSPPCEMQSTYFPMNIENESISDQDSLPISAGLKETFISNDEPFVMQSCIQKRNIFKEDFHNLITISPNLIPPNKKPEDGHREPQNRKESSKQAFFNHSFEMPYSSQYLNPVYSPIPDKRRAKHESLDDLQASTYFGPTTILGPQDNKKWTGKPTKQTAWPAKSWSLNTEEVPDFERSFFNRKQSEEKMRYQSSNNPSPNFPSADRHQSYLNAKDQQPIMQTNYAVKQNGHKPKEIPSILDVEKHEPVKKFKDKSINCTSVQILSIDRTTSVGTQTEQQVLDHKKCKDMCAPGQAKYGERHSLKHSDDDSEIVSDDISDIFRFLDDMSISGSTGVMQSSCYNSTGSLSQVHKSDCDSSPEHNLTKISNGSACNKLEKVVRADVSNTDDELKTSVCKLVLRIGEIEKKLESLSGVREEISQVLGKLSKLDQKIQQPEKVSVQIDLNSLTSEAASDESNSPQIFQCHNTPHGGKLENNPEWCCSDASGSNSESLRVKALKKSLFTRRSSRSLTEENSATESKIASISNSPRDWRAITYSNQVGITEEEMKERDGGENKDWHRKSKEADRQYEIPQPHRLSKQPKDAFLIEQVFSPHPYPASLKSHMKSNPLYTDMRLTELAEVKRAQPSWTIEEYTRNSGDKGKIAALDLQTQESLNPNNLEYWMEDIYTPGYDSLLKRKEAEFRRAKVCKIAALIAAAACTVILVIVVPICTMKS is encoded by the exons ATGGAGTCCAACCAGGAAACCTCACTCTTCCTGGTGAAGATCTTGGAGGAACTGGACACAAAGCAGAACACCGTTTCTTACCAGGATCTCTGCAAGTCACTCTGTGCAAGGTTTGATTTGTCCCAGTTGGCCAAACTCAGAAGTGTGCTGTTTTACACTGCTTGCCTGGATCCTAATTTCCCAGCGACTTTGTTCAAAGACAAAATGAGATGCACTGTAAACAATCAGCAATCAAAGAAAATCATGGTTGCAGCAGATATAGTAACAATATTCAACCTCATACAAATGAATGGGGGAGTGGCCAAGGAGAAGCTTCCAGTTGCAAggcagaaagtgaagaagaaagagTCCTTCGAGTCCTGCAGATCCGACACGGAAATCTGCAACGTGGCAGACTGCGTGCCCAATTGCGAGCTGAACGACCAGGACTTTAACCAGGGCTTTCCGGTCAGAAGGTCTTCAAAATGCAGGAAGATGGACTGCAAAGACTGCCAACAGTTCGTTCCCTCATCAGAACCCAACTTTTTGCTTGGGGTCAATAAGGAGATGAAGGGCCGGGCTGCCTCTCTGGACAGGCTGCAGGCACTGGCATCCTACTCCATCGCCACGTCTCCGCCATGCGAGATGCAGAGTACATACTTCCCCATGAACATTGAAAACGAATCTATTTCAGACCAGGACTCCTTGCCAATAAGCGCAGGTCTGAAAGAAACCTTCATTTCAAATGATGAGCCGTTTGTGATGCAGTCGTGCATCCAGAAAAGGAATATATTCAAAGAAGATTTTCATAATCTGATTACAATATCTCCCAACTTAATACCACCCAACAAAAAGCCAGAAGATGGACACAGAGAGCCtcagaacaggaaagaaagctcTAAGCAGGCTTTCTTCAACCACAGCTTTGAAATGCCATACAGCAGCCAGTACTTGAATCCAGTTTATTCTCCTATACCAGACAAAAGACGAGCGAAGCATGAAAGCCTAGATGATCTTCAAGCTTCAACGTATTTTGGCCCAACTACTATTCTTGGGCCCCAGGACAACAAAAAGTGGACaggaaaaccaaccaaacaaactgCCTGGCCAGCTAAAAGCTGGAGCTTAAATACTGAGGAGGTACCTGACTTCGAACGATCATTTTTTAATAGGAAGCAGTCAGAAGAGAAGATGCGCTACCAGAGTTCGAACAACCCGTCTCCAAACTTTCCTTCAGCTGACAGGCATCAGTCCTACCTAAATGCAAAGGATCAGCAACCAATTATGCAGACAAATTATGCTGTGAAACAAAACGGGCATAAACCCAAGGAAATTCCTTCCATTCTAGATGTGGAAAAACATGAGCCGGTCAAAAAGTTTAAGGACAAGAGCATTAATTGTACTTCTGTTCAGATCTTAAGCATTGACAGGACCACGAGTGTCGGGACACAAACGGAGCAACAGGTCCTGGACCACAAAAAATGCAAGGATATGTGTGCACCAGGCCAAGCCAAGTATGGAGAGCGGCACTCCCTTAAGCACTCAGATGATGACTCTGAAATTGTGAGTGATGATATCAGTGACATTTTCCGGTTTTTGGACGACATGAGTATCAGTGGGTCCACGGGAGTGATGCAGTCTTCGTGCTACAACAGCACTGGTTCCCTGTCTCAGGTGCATAAATCAGACTGTGACAGCTCACCTGAGCATAATTTGACTAAAATCTCCAACGGGAGTGCCTGCAACAAATTAGAAAAAGTGGTCCGGGCAGATGTCAGTAACACTGACGATGAACTGAAAACAAGTGTCTGCAAATTGGTTTTGAGGATTGGTGAAATAGAGAAGAAACTGGAGTCTCTCTCAGGCGTCCGTGAAGAAATCTCCCAAGTCCTGGGAAAATTAAGCAAGCTGGATCAAAAAATTCAGCAGCCAGAGAAGGTCAGTGTACAAATAGATCTTAATTCACTGACAAGCGAGGCCGCGTCAGATGAAAGTAACTCCCCGCAGATATTTCAGTGCCACAACACTCCTCATGGAGGCAAGCTGGAGAATAATCCAGAATGGTGCTGTTCAGATGCCAGTGGAAGTAACAGCGAAAGTCTTCGAgtaaaagccttaaaaaaaagtttatttactAGGAGGTCATCAAGATCATTAACAGAGGAAAATAGTGCAACTGAATCCAAAATAGCAAGTATTTCAAACTCTCCCCGAGACTGGAGAGCTATTACGTATAGCAACCAAGTTGGCATTACAGAAGAGGagatgaaagagagagatggaggagaaaataaagactGGCACAGGAAATCTAAAGAG GCAGACAGGCAATACGAAATCCCACAGCCACATAGACTGTCTAAACAGCCAAAAGATGCTTTCTTGATTGAACAAGTCTTTAGTCCTCATCCCTACCCTGCATCACTCAAGTCACACATGAAGAGCAACCCGCTCTACACGGACATGAGGCTGACGGAGCTGGCTGAAGTGAAACGCGCCCAGCCATCATGGACCATAGAGGAATACACGAGGAATTCGGGGGATAAAGGCAAGATTGCAGCATTGGATCTACAA acTCAAGAATCTTTAAACCCAAACAACTTAGAATACTGGATGGAAGACATTTATACTCCTGGCTATGATTCCTTATTAAAACGCAAAGAAGCCGAGTTCAGAAGAGCAAAGGTTTGCAAGATAGCTGCCCTAATAGCAGCGGCAGCTTGTACAGTTATTCTGGTCATTGTAGTTCCCATTTGTACAATGAAATCCTGA